Proteins co-encoded in one Accipiter gentilis chromosome 33, bAccGen1.1, whole genome shotgun sequence genomic window:
- the LOC126033974 gene encoding salivary gland specific protein SAGSIN1, whose product MAAVLSALAARLSQSAAARSYGVFCKGLTRTLLIFFDLAWKLRINFPYLYIVASMMLNVRLQVHIEIH is encoded by the exons ATGGCGGCGGTTCTGTCCgccctggctgccaggctctCCCAGTCGGCCGCGGCCAGGTCCTACGGGGTGTTCTGCAAGGGGCTGACCAGGACCCTCCTCATCTTCTTCGACCTGGCCTGGAAGCTCCGCATCAACTTCCCTTACCTCTACATCGTCGCCTCCATGATGCTCAACGTGCGGCTGCAG GTCCATATTGAGATCCACTGA